GGCAGCCGAGTTCACGGGACGTCAACGGGAGGCGGGGCACGTGGCGGGACGACCCGAAAGGCCGCTGGATCCCGCCGAGGGCCCGTTACAGCGCCTTGCGTTCGACCTGCGCAAGCTCCGTACGGACGCGGGGAGCCCGACGTACCGGCGGATGGCCGCCCGTACCGGAGCCGGGGCCAGCACCCTGTCGCAGGCGGCCGCCGGCGAGCGGCTGCCCACGCTTGCCACGGTGCTGGCCTACGCGCAGGCGTGCGGCGGGGACCCGGCCGAGTGGGAGCGGCGCTGGCGGCAGGCGGCCCGTGAGGTGGTGGAGGAACCCCGTCCGAGCCAGGACGACATCGACGCGCCCTACCGGGGGTTGCGTCGGTTCGAGCCCGAGGACGCCGCCGTGTTCTTCGGCAGGGGTGCGCTGACCGCGCAGCTCGCGGCGAAGGTCCGCGAGCACCGGCTGGTCGCCGTGGTGGGCGCGTCGGGCAGCGGCAAGTCCTCGCTGTTGCGCGCCGGCCTCGTCCCCGCCCTCCGGGATGCGGGGCCGTCCGGGCCGCGCCCCGCGGCGATCCGTATCCTCACTCCGGGCCACCGCCCTGCCGAGCGCGCCGACTTGCTCGAACCGGCCGCCGGAGACGGCGAAACCCTGGTCGTGGTCGACCAGTTCGAGGAGTTGTTCACCCTCGGCGCCGAGCACGGTGAGCGGAGCGCGTTCCTGGACCGGTTGGTGGGGGCCTGCGCGCCCGGCGGCCGGCTGCGGGCGGTGATCGCGGTGCGGGCGGACTTCTTCGGCCGCTGCGCCGAACATCCCGCGCTGGCGCACGCACTGCGTGAAGCCACACTGCTGGTGGGCCCGATGTCACCCGCGGAGCTGCGCGAGGCCGTCGTCAGGCCCGCGTCGGCGGCCGGGCTGGTGGTCGAGCGGGAGCTGACCGCCAGGATCGTCGCCGAGGCCGAGGGCCGGCCCGGCAGCCTCCCGCTGGTCTCGCACGCCCTGCTGGAGACCTGGCGGCGCCGCCGCAGCCGCACGCTGACCCTGGAGATGTACGAGGCCGCGGGCGGCGTCGAGCAGGCCGTCACCCGGAGCGCCGAGGAGCTGTACCGCCGTCTCACACCGGACGAGGCCGCGGCCGCCCGACGCGTCCTGCTGCGCCTGGTGGCCCCCGGCGACGGCACGCCCGACACCCGCCGCCCGGTACCCCGGGCCGAACTCGACACCGGCCGGCCGGCGGACCGCCGGGTACGCGAACTCCTGGCCGGGGCCCGTCTGCTCACCTTGGACGGCGACGTCGTCGACCTCGCGCACGAGGTACTCGTCACCGCGTGGCCCCGCTACCGCGCCTGGATCGACGAGAGCCGTGAACGGCTGCGCACGCACCGCCGGCTGACCGAGGCCGCCCGCGGCTGGCACGACCTGGGCCGTGACCCCGGTGCCCTCTACCGCGGCATCCGCCTGGCCACGGCCGAGGAAGCCTTCGCCGGCCCCGAGCGGCAGGCCGACCTCAGCCCCGTGGAACGGTCGTTCCTCGACGCCTCCCTCGCCGTACGCGACGAGGAGCTTCGTGCCGCGGCGCGCACCGCCCGCCGGCAGCGGCTGCTGACCGCGACGCTGGCCGTGCTCCTGGTTCTGGCCACCACGGCCGGCCTGATCGCCTGGCAGCAGAGCCGAACCAGCCGGGAGCAGCAGCGCGCGGCCGAAGCGGCCCGGCGGACCGCGCTGTCCCGCCAGCTCGCTGCGCAGTCGGCCGCCCTGTCCGCCACGGATCCGGACCTGGCGGCGCTGCTCGCCGTGCACGCCTACCGCACCAGCCCCACGGCCGAGGCGACAGCCGGTCTCTACGCGGCGGCCTCCTCCCCGCTCGCGCTGCGACTGGCCGGCCACACGGGTGTGGTCGAGGCGCTGGCCTTCAGTCCCGACGGACGCACCCTGGCCACCGCGAGCGACGACCGGACCGTACGCTTGTGGGACACCGCCACCGGCCGCACCCGCGCGACGCTGACCGGACACCACGGTGCCGTGCTCTCGGTGGCCTTCAGTCCCGACGGGCGGCTGCTGGCCACCGGCGGAGCCGACCGCACGGTCCGCCTGTGGAACGCCGCCACCGGCCGCGGCCTGCGGACCTGGGCCATCGGCGAAGTGCTCACGGGCAACGGCGTCAACGACCACGAGGAAAGCTCGGTGCCGGTCGTCTTCAGCCCCGACCACCGCACCCTGGTCACCGCCGACGCCGACGGCACCGTACAGCTGCGGGACACCGCCACCGGCCGCACCCGCGCCACCTTCAACCTGCCCGCCGCTTCCTTGGCGCCGTCCGACGGCGGCCCGGCGGCATCCGGCGGTGTGAAAGTGGTGTTCAGCGCCGACGGCCGCACCGCCGATGTCCTGGACCGGCTGAACGGCACACTACGGCGATGGGACATCGCCGCCGGGCGCCCCGTCCCCGGGCCCGTCCTGTCCGGTGGCGGCATCGATGCCATCGCGCTCAGCGCGGACGGCGGCACTCTCGCCACCGGGCACGCCGACGGAGCCGTGGACCTGCGGAACAACGCCGCCGGGCGCCCGAGGGCCGCGCTCCCGGCCGCGCCCGGCCCGGACACGACGGTCACGGCCCTGGCCATCAGCCCGGACCGGCGCACCATGGCCGTCGTGCGGGACGACCACACCGCCCGCGTGGTGGACACGCCGACCGGGTGGAGCACCGCCCTTCCCGGCCGCATCGACTGGACCACGTCCGCCACCTTCGGTCCGGACGGGCGTCTGCTGGCCACCGGAAGCAACGACGGCACCGTACGCCTGTGGGACATGACTGCCGTACGGCCCCGGCTGGCGCTGCCCGACCCCGGCGGGACCTGCCCCCCGGCCTTCAGCCCGGACGGGAGTCTGCTGGCCACCGGCGGCGAGGACGGCACCGTACGCGTGAGGGACACCGTCACCGGCCGCCTGCGCGCCACCCCTGCTCGTTTCCACGGGGCCGTGACGGCACTGGCGTTCGTCGACCACGGACGCACACTGCTCATGGGCGATGAGAAAGGAACCGTACGCCGATGGGACACCACCACCGGCCGGCCACGCGCCGCCTTCACCGTGCCCGGCAACTGGGCCACGGCCTTCAGCCGCGACGGGCGCCTGATGGTCACGGTCGGTGAACCCGAGGACATCGACGACCTGACGCAGCCCCTGACGCAGCCGGTCCGGCTGTGGGACATCGCCACCGGCACACCCCGCAGGCTGTGGGAAGACCGGACAGCCCTCGACGGCATGACGGTCCTCAGCGCCGACGCGCGCCTGCTGGCCACGGACCACGGCGGCGTACGCGTGTGGGACACGGCCACCGGCCGCTTGGCCGCCGCCGTCACCGCGCCACCCGGCACCGAGTCGATGAGCTTCAGCCCGGACGGACACACCCTGGCCGGCGGCGGCGACGACGGCGCCGTGCATCTGTGGGACACGGCCACCGGCGCACCGCGGACCACGCTGAGCGGTACCAGGAAAATCGTGTCCCTCGCCTTCCGCCCCCGCGGCAGCCTCGTCGCCGCCGCCGACGACGACGGCACCGTACGCCTGTGGGACACCGCCACCGGCCAGGTACAGCGGAGCTTCACCGGTCCCGGCCGGTCCCCGTTGGTCTTCTTCAGTACCGACGGGCACACACTGGCCACCGACGACGGGAGCACGGTGTGGCTCTGGCCCGTCGCCTCCCCCGACCGGGCTGCGGCCGTCACCAAGATCTGCCACTCCCTGCACCGGGACCTCACGCCCCGGGAACGCGCCCGCTACCTCCCCCTCGCCACGTCCCGCCCCGTCTGCACCGTCTGACCTGACCGGCCCAGGGAGCGGTCCACAGCGTGGACCGTTCGCGCGTCTGCCATGCCAATCCCTCCCCATTGGCCCTGCTCCACCGGCCACTGAGCCTGAAGAATCCGCGTCAAAGGGCACTGGCCTGGGAGGTATCCCCGGGAGAGGCGGAGGGATTGGCATGGCTCAAGGTATGACCGATCGCGAGGAGCGCGAGATACAGCGACGCCACGAACAACGCATCGTGGATCCCCTGCCCGTAGGCGCGTGGCTCCGGAGCCCGCTCGCGGCCACATGGCGGCACCTCCGCCGACGGCATCCGCAAAGGGCGCGGCACCACGCGCCGCGGCGGGGCGGCAGGCCCGCATGACGGCGGGGACCGGACGAGTCGTCGTCGGGGTCAGCGGCTCGCTGGCCAGCC
This Streptomyces misionensis DNA region includes the following protein-coding sequences:
- a CDS encoding WD40 repeat domain-containing protein, with translation MAARTGAGASTLSQAAAGERLPTLATVLAYAQACGGDPAEWERRWRQAAREVVEEPRPSQDDIDAPYRGLRRFEPEDAAVFFGRGALTAQLAAKVREHRLVAVVGASGSGKSSLLRAGLVPALRDAGPSGPRPAAIRILTPGHRPAERADLLEPAAGDGETLVVVDQFEELFTLGAEHGERSAFLDRLVGACAPGGRLRAVIAVRADFFGRCAEHPALAHALREATLLVGPMSPAELREAVVRPASAAGLVVERELTARIVAEAEGRPGSLPLVSHALLETWRRRRSRTLTLEMYEAAGGVEQAVTRSAEELYRRLTPDEAAAARRVLLRLVAPGDGTPDTRRPVPRAELDTGRPADRRVRELLAGARLLTLDGDVVDLAHEVLVTAWPRYRAWIDESRERLRTHRRLTEAARGWHDLGRDPGALYRGIRLATAEEAFAGPERQADLSPVERSFLDASLAVRDEELRAAARTARRQRLLTATLAVLLVLATTAGLIAWQQSRTSREQQRAAEAARRTALSRQLAAQSAALSATDPDLAALLAVHAYRTSPTAEATAGLYAAASSPLALRLAGHTGVVEALAFSPDGRTLATASDDRTVRLWDTATGRTRATLTGHHGAVLSVAFSPDGRLLATGGADRTVRLWNAATGRGLRTWAIGEVLTGNGVNDHEESSVPVVFSPDHRTLVTADADGTVQLRDTATGRTRATFNLPAASLAPSDGGPAASGGVKVVFSADGRTADVLDRLNGTLRRWDIAAGRPVPGPVLSGGGIDAIALSADGGTLATGHADGAVDLRNNAAGRPRAALPAAPGPDTTVTALAISPDRRTMAVVRDDHTARVVDTPTGWSTALPGRIDWTTSATFGPDGRLLATGSNDGTVRLWDMTAVRPRLALPDPGGTCPPAFSPDGSLLATGGEDGTVRVRDTVTGRLRATPARFHGAVTALAFVDHGRTLLMGDEKGTVRRWDTTTGRPRAAFTVPGNWATAFSRDGRLMVTVGEPEDIDDLTQPLTQPVRLWDIATGTPRRLWEDRTALDGMTVLSADARLLATDHGGVRVWDTATGRLAAAVTAPPGTESMSFSPDGHTLAGGGDDGAVHLWDTATGAPRTTLSGTRKIVSLAFRPRGSLVAAADDDGTVRLWDTATGQVQRSFTGPGRSPLVFFSTDGHTLATDDGSTVWLWPVASPDRAAAVTKICHSLHRDLTPRERARYLPLATSRPVCTV